The following nucleotide sequence is from Nautilia sp. PV-1.
CAAGCACCAATAAAAAAATTTACGATATCAAATCCAAACAGGCTGTTCTAATAAAAAAAAGAAACGAACTCGCCAAACTGAGAAGAGAAAAAGTCATAGAGCTTGCTTCTTTGAAAAAACAAAAAGAAGACTATAAAAAGAAACTTCTTTCTATGATAAGAAAACAGCAGAGTTTGAGAAAAAAACTGCAGGAACTTAAAATTGTTAAAAAAAGAACCCCTCAGATTAACGTCAAAAAAGTGGGATCTGTATATTTTAAGCCTAAAACGGCAACTTACAAAGGAAGAAAAACCATTCCTCCGGTATACGGCAAAGTAATTAAAAAGTTCGGTTCATACATTGATCCTATTTACAAAATAAGAATATATAACGATTCCATTACAATAAAAACAAAGCCGAATTCCGTTGTCAGATCCATTATGAGTGGTCAAGTGGTTTATATAGGCGATAACGGGGACAGGAAAGTTGTTTTTATAAAACACCCGGGCAATTTATTCAGTGTTTATGCGAATCTTATAAAAGTTTCGCCGCTTCTTAGAAAAGGAAGTTACGTAAAAAGAGGACAGATAATAGCAAGGGTGAAAAACTCCCTTGAATTTGAAGTAACGTATAAAGACAAGCCTATTAATCCTCTTAAGGTTATAAGGTTGCGTTAAAACTTGACAAAACAGTTCATTTTAACTAAAATCGCAAAACCAAAACACTTCTATTTACTACATTAATCTTACAAGGATATTTATGGAAAACGAAAATCAAAATACCGCAAATAACGGTAATAATAAGAAACAGAGAACTCATATACCGGTTGAAGGGTATACAATTGAAGATTTAAGAAGCAAACCTACAGAAGAGCTTATTAAAATTGCAAACGAACTTCATGTTGAGAATCCTCAGGAATTTAAACGTCAGGATTTGATGTTTGAAATTTTAAAGGCTCAGGTGGCGCAGGGCGGATATCTGCTCTTTACCGGTATACTTGAGGTAATGCCTGACGGATACGGATTTTTAAGAAGTATCGGAGGGAACTTTGAAAACTCTTTAAACGACGTATATGTTTCTCAGACACAAATAAGAAGATTTGCCCTAAGAACGGGTGACATCGTAACGGGACAGGTCAGACCGCCGAAAGACCAGGAAAAATATTACGCTCTTTTAAAAATTGAGGCTATTAATTATCTGCCTCCGGAAGAAGCCAAAAAAAGACCTCTTTTTGACAACCTGACTCCGCTTTATCCTCAGGAAAGAATAAAACTCGAATACGAGCCTACAAAACTCACAGGAAGGGTTTTGGATCTGTTTGCTCCTATCGGAAAAGGGCAAAGGGGTCTTATTGTTGCGCCTCCTAGAAGCGGTAAAACCGTATTTTTAAAAGAAATAGCCCATGGTATTACTAAAAACCATTCTGAAATCGAATTAATGGTTTTACTTGTTGACGAAAGACCGGAAGAAGTTACGGATATGCAAAGAAGTGTAAAAGGCGAAGTGTTTTCATCTACGTTTGACAAACCCGCTCAAAACCATGTCAGAGTTGCGGAGCTTGTTATCGAAAAAGCCAAAAGAATGGTTGAAATGGGCAAAGACGTTGTAATTTTACTCGATTCAATCACAAGGCTTGCAAGAGCATACAACACAGTTACTCCCGCAAGCGGTAAGGTGTTAAGCGGCGGTGTAGACGCAAACGCTCTTCATAAACCTAAAAGATTCTTCGGTGCTGCCAGAAACATCGAAGAAGGCGGAAGTCTTACTATCATAGCCACGGCTCTTATTGAAACCGGCAGTAAAATGGATGAGGTTATTTTTGAAGAATTTAAAGGTACGGGTAATATGGAAGCTGTTCTTAGTCGAAGAATTGCCGATAGAAGAATTTATCCTGCGATTGACCTGCTTAAATCCGGAACAAGAAAAGAAGAACTTCTTTTAACTCCTGAAGAACTTGCTAAAGTATGGGCGATTAGAAACATTATTTCGGAAATGGATGAAATAGAAGCGCTTAAACTTATGTATTCAAAAATGCTCAAAACCAAAAACAATCAGGAGTTCTTAAGTATAATAAATGAATAGATGCGGAGTATTTGACAGCGGAATAGGGGGCTTGAGCGTAGCCTCCGAAATTCTTAAATCCAGACTGTTCGATGAAATAATTTATTTCGGAGATACGGCCAGGGTACCGTACGGAAACAAAAACGAATCTACAATAATAAGATATTCCCTCGAAGCTCTCGAATTTCTTAAAAATTTCGATATTGATTTTTTGGTTGTCGCATGTAATTCGGCAAGTTCCGTTGCCATTGAGGAATTAAGACGCGAAGCAGGGTTTCCTGTTGTAGGAGTTATAGAAGCCGGAGTAAAGGCTTTAAATGCTGAAAAAGAAGCAAATATTCTGTTAACAGGAACTAAAAGAACAATCAACAGTAACAAATATCAGTCTATGCTTAAAAAGCTTGATTATAAAAATATTATATCAGTTGCGACTCCGCTGTTTGTTCCTTTGGTTGAAGAAGGGATTACAGAAGGTAAAATAGTTGATGAGGTTTTTGATCTGTATTTTAACGATATTGATAAAAACGGTATTGATTATGTGATACTAGGCTGTACTCATTATCCTTTTTTAGAAAAAAGTTTTCAAAAGTATTTTCCAAATGCCAAACT
It contains:
- a CDS encoding murein hydrolase activator EnvC; amino-acid sequence: MKRIVLLIVFSVFVFASVTSTKKELRYTSYKIAKMNKKLDNLARQILSKERQIELLNKKEKDVQTDINTLQQQLKNSNRTLNELTDLAKGLNRKKEDIKAEVIKFISQNYYLDTKQIDSLNDLIYSEINKKALELYSRQISNLLFQYKKIDKNLASTNKKIYDIKSKQAVLIKKRNELAKLRREKVIELASLKKQKEDYKKKLLSMIRKQQSLRKKLQELKIVKKRTPQINVKKVGSVYFKPKTATYKGRKTIPPVYGKVIKKFGSYIDPIYKIRIYNDSITIKTKPNSVVRSIMSGQVVYIGDNGDRKVVFIKHPGNLFSVYANLIKVSPLLRKGSYVKRGQIIARVKNSLEFEVTYKDKPINPLKVIRLR
- the rho gene encoding transcription termination factor Rho, whose protein sequence is MENENQNTANNGNNKKQRTHIPVEGYTIEDLRSKPTEELIKIANELHVENPQEFKRQDLMFEILKAQVAQGGYLLFTGILEVMPDGYGFLRSIGGNFENSLNDVYVSQTQIRRFALRTGDIVTGQVRPPKDQEKYYALLKIEAINYLPPEEAKKRPLFDNLTPLYPQERIKLEYEPTKLTGRVLDLFAPIGKGQRGLIVAPPRSGKTVFLKEIAHGITKNHSEIELMVLLVDERPEEVTDMQRSVKGEVFSSTFDKPAQNHVRVAELVIEKAKRMVEMGKDVVILLDSITRLARAYNTVTPASGKVLSGGVDANALHKPKRFFGAARNIEEGGSLTIIATALIETGSKMDEVIFEEFKGTGNMEAVLSRRIADRRIYPAIDLLKSGTRKEELLLTPEELAKVWAIRNIISEMDEIEALKLMYSKMLKTKNNQEFLSIINE
- the murI gene encoding glutamate racemase, whose protein sequence is MNRCGVFDSGIGGLSVASEILKSRLFDEIIYFGDTARVPYGNKNESTIIRYSLEALEFLKNFDIDFLVVACNSASSVAIEELRREAGFPVVGVIEAGVKALNAEKEANILLTGTKRTINSNKYQSMLKKLDYKNIISVATPLFVPLVEEGITEGKIVDEVFDLYFNDIDKNGIDYVILGCTHYPFLEKSFQKYFPNAKLIHSGQAIVELLKNEYGLKEKSDTSIKLFASDNPEELRSKAKEWLNL